Proteins found in one Miscanthus floridulus cultivar M001 chromosome 4, ASM1932011v1, whole genome shotgun sequence genomic segment:
- the LOC136550523 gene encoding small ribosomal subunit protein uS9m, producing the protein MLLRRLLHSSRHIWYGLRTVTPATSAASSSSSSPLPCRRLPDLLPSRVLSPRPLSTSGRDDDRNKPWSFAADSGDPDPFANEDADAAGAGEGPTVRSTRAADEPWATGFGGEDGENGDVFEGIYKEAASAPPARGEAAPAGNDEQWTLSGDDEEKDPFAAAVLGEGIEGIQSEGAGLDDLDAGEDPEDDLKRQQNKAREKELMEILKGPNRAFGDLIAASGITEGMIDSLILLKDARDIPGLPPLSEIEDEAIKKLNATSSRAEVERQKQEDIAKARVRQVDEKGRAYGTGKRKCSIARVWIKPGDGKFIVNEKEFDAYFPILDHRAELLRPFTVTNSLGRWDVTCTVKGGGVSGQVGAIRLGISRALQNSEPGLRPYLKAAGYLTRDSRVVERKKPGKAKARKSFQWVKR; encoded by the exons ATGCTGCTCCGCCGCCTCCTCCACTCCTCCCGCCACATCTGGTACGGCCTCCGGACCGTAACTCCGGccacctccgccgcctcctcatcctcctcctccccccttcCATGTCGCCGCCTCCCGGACCTCCTCCCCTCGCGCGTCCTCTCCCCGCGGCCCCTCTCCACCTCCGGCCGCGACGACGACCGCAACAAGCCGTGGAGCTTCGCGGCGGACTCGGGAGATCCGGACCCCTTCGCCAATGAAGACGCCGACGCCGCTGGCGCTGGCGAGGGGCCGACGGTAAGATCGACGCGCGCCGCCGACGAGCCCTGGGCGACGGGGTTCGGCGGGGAGGACGGCGAGAATGGCGACGTGTTCGAGGGGATCTACAAGGAGGCTGCTTCGGCGCCCCCCGCGCGCGGAGAGGCGGCTCCGGCCGGCAATGACGAGCAGTGGACGCTGAGTGGGGACGACGAGGAGAAGGATCCTTTTGCCGCGGCCGTGCTTGGGGAGGGGATCGAGGGGATCCAAAGTGAGGGTGCTGGGCTCGATGACCTCGATGCTGGGGAGGACCCTGAGGATGACCTGAAGCGGCAGCAGAACAAGGCGAGGGAGAAGGAGCTGATGGAGATACTCAAAG GTCCAAATCGTGCTTTTGGTGATCTCATTGCGGCCTCTGGGATCACAGAGGGAATGATTGATAGTTTGATCCTCTTGAAGGATGCCAGAGACATTCCCGGATTGCCTCCCCTAAGTGAAATAGAAGATGAAGCTATCAAGAAATTGAATGCAACATCAAGCAGAGCTGAAGTTGAGCGCCAAAAGCAAGAGGACATTGCTAAGGCACGAGTAAGACAGGTTGATGAGAAAGGAAGGGCTTATGGAACAGGGAAAAGGAAATGCAGCATTGCTCGTGTTTGGATTAAGCCTGGTGATGGTAAATTCATTGTTAACGAAAAGGAGTTTGATGCTTACTTCCCAATCCTGGACCATAGAGCTGAACTTCTACGTCCATTTACTGTGACCAACTCTTTGGGGCGTTGGGATGTGACCTGTACCGTTAAAGGTGGTGGCGTATCAG GACAAGTTGGAGCTATCCGCTTAGGGATCAGCAGGGCCTTGCAGAATTCGGAACCAGGACTGCGTCCATATCTCAAAGCAG CTGGATATTTGACGAGAGATTCACGTGTGGTTGAAAGGAAAAAGCCTGGAAAGGCGAAAGCAAGAAAGAGCTTCCAGTGGGTCAAGCGGTAA